Proteins found in one Mycobacterium branderi genomic segment:
- a CDS encoding amidohydrolase family protein has protein sequence MLRLNNARIFDGRAMLPGTHSVTLDGNRITAIDDDSQANSAEAVDVGGMTLMPGLISCHLHPDFYKFDISIAATERPGKELPPGVMMAIGVRTCRVLLESGFTGYAGASCAHDIDAQLKMAIAEGIIPGPRIRACGHHLGTTGDMNNGGRWWKRYQTPGTDVCADGPEAMRALVREEINRGVETIKIFASAGHGQLHRTTRNMSRDEIAAIINTAHERGAKVRTHVSDKAMMLECIELGLDLIDHGDEIDEEVIEAMVQAGTFWVPSLIYPWSLLEIGYAAEVGVTREQYDHVRAMLPVAQAAGVRILIGDDYSGIFRNLLDDDPLDHQVGNYGREFAYYGAIEGLSAADVLSWGTSNAGELLVDPPERVGVIEPGALADLIVVDGDPLADLSLLARPNDALKAVIRDGVLVIDRLTAQTAERPASPPRADRQLALH, from the coding sequence ATGCTGAGACTTAACAACGCCAGGATCTTCGATGGCCGCGCAATGCTGCCGGGCACCCACAGCGTGACGCTCGACGGGAACCGCATCACGGCGATCGACGATGATTCGCAGGCAAACTCGGCAGAGGCGGTCGATGTCGGCGGCATGACCCTGATGCCCGGTCTGATCAGCTGCCACCTGCACCCCGACTTCTACAAGTTCGACATCTCCATCGCCGCCACCGAGCGGCCGGGCAAGGAGCTACCGCCCGGCGTCATGATGGCGATCGGCGTGCGCACCTGCCGCGTGCTGCTGGAAAGCGGCTTCACCGGCTACGCCGGCGCGTCGTGCGCGCACGATATCGATGCCCAGCTCAAAATGGCCATCGCCGAGGGCATCATCCCGGGTCCCCGGATTCGGGCGTGCGGGCATCACCTGGGCACCACCGGCGACATGAATAACGGTGGGCGGTGGTGGAAGCGCTACCAGACGCCGGGTACCGACGTCTGCGCTGACGGCCCCGAGGCCATGCGTGCTTTGGTCCGCGAGGAGATCAATCGCGGTGTCGAGACGATCAAAATCTTCGCCAGTGCCGGTCATGGTCAGCTGCATCGCACGACGCGCAACATGTCCCGCGATGAGATCGCGGCGATCATCAACACCGCTCATGAGCGAGGAGCGAAGGTACGCACCCATGTTTCCGATAAGGCGATGATGCTGGAGTGCATCGAACTCGGGCTCGACCTAATCGACCATGGGGATGAGATCGACGAGGAAGTCATCGAGGCGATGGTGCAGGCGGGGACCTTCTGGGTGCCGAGCCTCATCTACCCGTGGAGTCTGCTCGAAATCGGTTATGCCGCTGAGGTCGGCGTGACGCGAGAGCAGTACGACCATGTGCGAGCCATGCTGCCGGTGGCGCAGGCCGCCGGAGTCCGAATCCTGATCGGCGACGACTACAGCGGCATCTTCCGCAACCTGCTTGACGACGACCCTCTCGATCACCAGGTTGGCAACTACGGTCGCGAGTTCGCCTATTATGGTGCGATCGAAGGGCTTTCGGCGGCCGATGTGCTCAGCTGGGGCACTAGCAACGCCGGCGAGCTGCTGGTGGATCCGCCGGAGCGGGTCGGTGTGATCGAGCCGGGCGCTCTGGCCGACCTCATCGTGGTCGATGGTGATCCTCTTGCGGACCTTTCGTTGCTCGCACGCCCCAACGATGCCCTCAAGGCCGTCATCCGCGATGGCGTGCTGGTCATCGATCGACTGACTGCGCAAACGGCCGAGCGGCCCGCGAGTCCGCCACGCGCGGATCGGCAGCTGGCTCTGCATTGA
- a CDS encoding enoyl-CoA hydratase/isomerase family protein, with protein sequence MPENRSRPPADEIVRYQKNPKTKIATITLDRADELNGMTIDAEHRFADLVHRAGIDDDVKVLVIRANGPNLGSGADLTELLDIMAGRGDVTMNHTVRVPDDADVRYPPKGSYRHRASHVQFYTDPRAGMRSLQDFKKISILEVRGYCYGWHFYQAADADIVIASDDSLFGHAAWRYAGFAARQWQWCTMMGLRKFMEMVFTGRPFTAQEMYECNFVNAVVPFNELETTTEKYALACARTRPTDTVFAQKTFFEIFKQHQGEYMGSILTGMLESTLDQLQPDPDSFELDDKTRDRGLTNAVRDNDAQFPPEWRLSRRGRASE encoded by the coding sequence TTGCCCGAAAACCGCAGCCGGCCGCCGGCAGACGAGATCGTCCGCTACCAGAAGAACCCGAAAACGAAGATCGCCACGATCACGCTCGATCGCGCCGATGAACTCAACGGGATGACCATCGATGCCGAGCATCGCTTCGCCGACCTGGTTCATCGCGCCGGCATCGATGATGACGTGAAGGTACTGGTGATCCGGGCGAACGGGCCCAATCTGGGCAGCGGCGCAGACCTGACGGAACTGCTGGACATCATGGCCGGCCGCGGCGATGTCACCATGAACCACACCGTGCGGGTGCCCGACGACGCCGACGTCAGATACCCGCCGAAAGGCTCCTATCGCCACCGGGCGTCGCACGTGCAGTTCTACACCGATCCGCGTGCAGGGATGCGCAGCCTGCAGGATTTCAAGAAGATCAGCATCTTGGAGGTGCGCGGTTACTGCTACGGCTGGCACTTCTATCAGGCCGCCGACGCCGACATCGTGATCGCTTCCGACGACTCCCTTTTCGGCCACGCCGCGTGGCGCTACGCGGGTTTCGCCGCACGCCAGTGGCAGTGGTGCACGATGATGGGCCTTCGCAAGTTCATGGAAATGGTGTTCACCGGGCGACCGTTTACCGCTCAGGAGATGTACGAGTGCAACTTCGTCAACGCGGTGGTCCCATTCAACGAGCTGGAAACGACCACGGAGAAGTACGCCCTGGCCTGTGCGCGAACCCGGCCCACCGATACGGTGTTCGCCCAAAAAACGTTCTTCGAGATCTTCAAGCAGCACCAGGGCGAGTACATGGGCAGCATCCTCACCGGCATGCTCGAGTCGACTCTCGACCAGCTCCAGCCGGACCCGGATTCGTTTGAGCTGGACGACAAGACCCGAGATCGCGGTTTGACCAATGCGGTGCGCGACAACGACGCGCAGTTTCCCCCCGAGTGGCGGCTGAGCCGGCGCGGCCGAGCGAGCGAGTAG
- a CDS encoding VOC family protein, with protein sequence MVTSPFPESFAARSFMQMCWVVPDLQRAIDSWVRDAGVGPFFCFDGVQFSHGEYRGSSAGFPAVTAAIAYAGDLQVELVCQDNDEPGIFRDLFSRGQSGLHHLALICQDYEAERDIYIAAGAELAFEGQLMGSRTCWVDTSPTLGFMVELLEPSPMRDDAFAAMRAAAQTWDGKHPTASF encoded by the coding sequence ATGGTCACGTCGCCTTTCCCGGAATCGTTCGCCGCTCGCAGTTTCATGCAGATGTGCTGGGTGGTACCGGATCTTCAGCGCGCCATCGACTCCTGGGTACGCGACGCCGGCGTCGGACCCTTCTTCTGTTTTGACGGGGTGCAGTTCAGCCACGGTGAATACCGGGGTAGCAGCGCCGGGTTCCCGGCGGTCACGGCTGCCATCGCCTACGCCGGTGACTTACAGGTCGAGCTGGTCTGTCAGGACAACGACGAGCCCGGCATCTTCCGTGATCTGTTCTCCCGCGGGCAATCCGGCCTGCACCATCTGGCGTTGATCTGCCAGGACTACGAGGCCGAACGCGACATCTACATTGCCGCCGGGGCGGAGCTGGCATTCGAGGGCCAGCTGATGGGCAGCCGCACCTGCTGGGTGGACACCTCACCCACGCTCGGCTTCATGGTCGAGCTGCTTGAACCCAGCCCGATGCGCGACGACGCATTCGCCGCAATGCGCGCCGCCGCCCAGACGTGGGACGGCAAGCACCCGACCGCCAGCTTCTGA
- a CDS encoding phytanoyl-CoA dioxygenase family protein → MTAEEVDHLHEFGWVKLKRFVDPDVVRRMLEIAREKMGDDADSNPLDPGAGDAAADGANQDPIAYFNVGQSSGLTDPVMRPLIYEVGKNARLLQRRSTADGAGVGVRYYADYFVPKLPSSKPSRHGGNGPTAFHQDFITFAVDRSGGLTFWFPLESYGPQAGTMSFVNGSHRAGVLGDYTTYGGGDALDVFPELRELGMSEQMTYELGDISVHTHLTIHGASANTLDRPRWGYLLATQPADVCWNGSPTPNFDSTAMTQWQPLDDERFPLIG, encoded by the coding sequence GTGACTGCCGAGGAAGTCGATCACCTACACGAATTCGGGTGGGTGAAGCTGAAGCGCTTCGTCGATCCCGACGTGGTGCGCAGGATGCTCGAGATCGCCCGCGAAAAAATGGGCGACGATGCCGACAGCAATCCGCTGGACCCGGGCGCGGGTGACGCGGCGGCTGACGGAGCGAATCAGGATCCCATCGCCTACTTCAACGTCGGTCAGAGCTCTGGCCTGACGGACCCGGTGATGCGCCCGCTGATCTACGAGGTGGGCAAGAACGCGAGGCTGCTGCAAAGGCGCAGCACGGCCGATGGCGCGGGGGTGGGCGTCAGATACTACGCAGATTACTTCGTGCCGAAGCTGCCCAGTTCCAAGCCTTCTCGGCACGGAGGAAACGGCCCCACCGCTTTTCACCAGGACTTCATCACGTTCGCCGTCGACCGCTCCGGCGGGCTGACCTTCTGGTTTCCCCTGGAGTCGTACGGACCCCAGGCGGGCACCATGTCGTTCGTGAACGGCTCGCACCGCGCCGGGGTGCTCGGCGACTACACCACCTATGGTGGCGGTGATGCTCTGGACGTCTTCCCGGAGCTTCGCGAGCTCGGCATGAGCGAGCAGATGACCTATGAACTGGGCGACATCTCGGTTCACACCCACCTCACCATCCACGGCGCGAGCGCGAACACGTTGGACCGGCCTCGGTGGGGCTACCTGCTTGCCACCCAGCCGGCCGATGTCTGCTGGAACGGCTCACCAACCCCGAATTTCGACTCGACCGCCATGACGCAGTGGCAGCCGCTCGACGACGAACGCTTCCCGTTGATCGGATGA
- a CDS encoding amidohydrolase family protein — translation MVQHPISSDADTCPDEPYIVVSIDSHVGPSVKHQLRQYCEPKFLEEFDQFVAEMEQHGFFSLRSSEAGNSGSEENWSLDQSQAEEFGKTAGIRNADQVELGFLKRSYDHSFVTGLQDPAARVADMDDQGVAASVIFHGGLNGESIPFSTTGLLGWGDSKYNHLEDLGVRIYNRWLADFVSSAPERHVGIAHIPISDPAACVREVEWAAEAGLKGINLPAPRGDFPMLNDPVWDPLWSACEETGLTLNTHGGGGEHYPYEGQGAQAMYMMETLFRTRRGVWVMILGGVFERHPKLKLVLTEQWMDWAPGVMANMDGLYHNRTGEWVRAGLSLPPSEYFKRNCYVGASFMSNWEAKLGIEQDLTDQVMWGDDYPHAEGTWPDTKEAIRFTFCDVDPKYTRKYLGDNAIKVYGLDRDKLATVAAKIGPTPEEVATPYTLPEDKVVGLYAFRTGPGRFI, via the coding sequence ATGGTGCAGCACCCGATCAGCTCCGACGCCGACACTTGCCCGGACGAGCCGTACATCGTCGTGTCAATCGACAGCCACGTCGGCCCGTCGGTCAAACACCAGTTGCGCCAATACTGCGAACCGAAGTTCCTCGAAGAGTTCGATCAGTTCGTCGCAGAGATGGAGCAACACGGCTTTTTCTCCTTGCGCTCCTCCGAAGCCGGCAACTCCGGCTCTGAGGAGAACTGGTCCCTGGATCAATCCCAGGCCGAAGAATTCGGCAAGACCGCCGGCATCCGCAACGCGGACCAGGTCGAGCTGGGCTTTTTGAAACGCAGTTACGACCACAGCTTCGTCACCGGTCTCCAAGACCCCGCAGCGCGCGTTGCCGACATGGACGACCAAGGCGTTGCCGCATCGGTGATCTTCCACGGAGGTCTCAACGGCGAATCGATCCCGTTCTCGACCACCGGCCTGCTCGGCTGGGGCGACTCGAAGTACAACCACCTCGAGGACCTCGGGGTGCGCATCTACAACCGGTGGCTGGCGGACTTCGTCTCGTCGGCCCCGGAACGCCACGTGGGAATCGCCCACATCCCGATCTCGGATCCGGCGGCGTGTGTGCGTGAAGTCGAATGGGCGGCCGAGGCGGGCCTGAAAGGTATCAACCTACCGGCACCGCGCGGCGACTTCCCGATGCTGAACGACCCTGTGTGGGACCCGCTTTGGTCTGCGTGCGAGGAGACCGGGTTGACGCTGAACACGCACGGCGGCGGAGGCGAACACTACCCGTACGAGGGGCAGGGCGCCCAGGCGATGTACATGATGGAGACGCTGTTTCGGACCCGCCGCGGCGTGTGGGTGATGATCCTCGGCGGGGTCTTCGAGCGGCATCCGAAATTAAAGCTGGTACTGACCGAGCAGTGGATGGACTGGGCACCCGGCGTCATGGCCAACATGGACGGGCTCTACCACAACCGAACCGGAGAATGGGTCCGCGCCGGATTGTCCCTGCCGCCATCGGAGTACTTCAAACGCAATTGCTATGTCGGGGCGAGCTTCATGTCCAACTGGGAAGCGAAGCTGGGTATCGAGCAGGATCTCACCGACCAAGTCATGTGGGGCGACGACTATCCGCACGCCGAGGGGACTTGGCCGGACACCAAAGAGGCTATCCGGTTCACGTTCTGCGACGTAGATCCGAAATACACCCGAAAGTACTTGGGCGACAACGCAATCAAGGTATACGGACTCGACCGCGACAAACTGGCAACCGTCGCGGCCAAAATCGGTCCGACACCGGAGGAAGTGGCCACGCCCTACACGCTTCCCGAGGATAAAGTCGTCGGGCTCTACGCATTCCGCACAGGGCCGGGGCGATTCATCTAG
- a CDS encoding TetR/AcrR family transcriptional regulator, producing MASRAQERTRRHVLDAARSFLEEHGVEQLSMRRLADEAGVSVRTLYNHFGDKDGLLTALIQRSIDSMDAAVHHLSSADPIERIWEAVALSIDKVVADIPKAVVRAVLMDDRLLNQINLRWTGWDLIVTEIRAATRRGALRDDLDPDVLADHAGMVLFHLQRRWTAGEIDSDELRAGALHAFDLCLLTVARPRARARILEHAQSLKPVRSRLAQA from the coding sequence ATGGCATCACGCGCCCAGGAACGCACTCGCCGGCATGTACTGGATGCCGCGCGGAGCTTTCTCGAGGAGCATGGAGTCGAGCAACTGTCGATGCGCCGCCTCGCAGACGAGGCCGGTGTGAGTGTCCGTACGCTCTACAACCACTTCGGCGACAAGGACGGTCTGCTGACCGCGCTCATCCAGCGCTCGATCGATTCCATGGACGCTGCCGTTCATCATCTCTCGTCAGCCGATCCGATCGAGCGGATCTGGGAAGCTGTCGCCCTCTCGATTGACAAGGTGGTTGCCGATATTCCCAAAGCCGTCGTGCGCGCGGTGCTCATGGACGACCGGCTGCTCAACCAGATCAACCTTCGCTGGACGGGTTGGGATCTGATCGTCACCGAGATCCGGGCCGCCACTCGCCGGGGTGCGCTTCGCGATGACCTTGACCCCGACGTGCTCGCCGACCATGCCGGAATGGTCCTTTTCCACCTGCAGCGGCGGTGGACCGCCGGTGAAATCGACAGCGACGAGCTACGAGCCGGCGCGCTGCATGCCTTCGACCTGTGCTTGCTCACTGTCGCCAGGCCGCGGGCACGAGCCCGGATCCTGGAGCACGCCCAGTCACTCAAACCTGTCAGATCAAGGCTCGCCCAGGCGTGA
- a CDS encoding phosphotransferase: MGKVVPSDIPLPDTLGDLTPQWLSCALSSGSRSDVCVTSMEVHPSIIGTGTKIPVSVTYDDTGRDAGLPERLVLKGTFGGHDLSPALLNLQLREARFYRDIAPMLTINLPRCYFANLDEAERRSVVVLEDLRLRGVVFGAMQQPVGADTVADLLAQLARLHAATWGSAQLATFGSWPDLVPELLTRQAWLSCLEQPYAAAVPAALRDYEYTVRALTAMLDANRGCAQCLLHGDAHLGNTFRDSAGRPGLLDWQMAMVGPYAADFTELLLSALTIDDRRRHERDLLVHYLDGLAACGVDSPSFDDAWLSYRQNALYPVMWVTVPEVMQPSAVTALATERACAAINDLDGLASLGLN; the protein is encoded by the coding sequence ATGGGAAAAGTCGTTCCGTCCGACATACCGCTTCCGGACACACTCGGCGATCTCACCCCGCAGTGGCTGTCGTGTGCACTGTCGAGCGGGAGTCGATCAGATGTGTGCGTCACCTCAATGGAGGTTCACCCCAGCATCATTGGCACCGGAACGAAGATCCCGGTTTCGGTCACTTACGACGACACCGGTCGCGATGCCGGGTTGCCCGAGCGGCTTGTCTTGAAGGGGACGTTCGGCGGCCACGACTTATCCCCGGCGCTGTTGAACCTCCAACTACGGGAGGCCCGGTTCTATCGCGACATCGCCCCGATGCTGACGATCAATCTGCCGCGCTGCTACTTTGCGAATCTCGACGAAGCCGAGCGGCGAAGTGTCGTCGTCCTGGAGGACCTGCGCCTACGCGGCGTCGTCTTCGGCGCAATGCAGCAGCCGGTGGGCGCCGACACGGTGGCCGATCTGCTTGCCCAGCTCGCGCGCCTGCACGCCGCGACGTGGGGGAGCGCGCAGCTGGCGACGTTCGGCTCTTGGCCCGACCTGGTTCCCGAGCTGCTAACCCGGCAGGCGTGGCTGAGCTGTCTGGAGCAGCCCTACGCCGCTGCGGTACCGGCCGCGCTGCGCGACTACGAGTACACCGTTCGTGCCCTGACAGCCATGCTGGACGCCAACCGCGGATGCGCACAGTGCCTGCTGCACGGTGATGCTCACCTGGGCAACACATTTCGAGACTCAGCCGGGCGGCCGGGCCTGCTGGACTGGCAGATGGCGATGGTTGGACCGTATGCCGCTGATTTCACCGAGCTGCTGCTCAGTGCATTGACGATCGATGATCGCCGCAGGCACGAGCGGGACCTTCTCGTCCACTACCTCGATGGCCTGGCTGCATGCGGCGTCGACTCGCCGAGCTTCGATGATGCCTGGCTGTCATACCGCCAGAACGCCTTGTATCCGGTGATGTGGGTGACCGTGCCGGAAGTGATGCAACCTAGCGCTGTCACCGCGCTGGCTACCGAGCGTGCCTGCGCGGCAATCAACGATCTCGACGGGCTGGCCAGCCTCGGGCTCAACTGA
- a CDS encoding protein kinase family protein, with the protein MPATDYFPLPLTVDEVTAEWLTAALRQRAPGVTIRDCEVLDVTFTTCSKIRLRLNRDEAAIAAGIPELVIVKGGFEEHGRELHHMHLREVRGYRDVYPEVPLPHPACYFADYDAQARQGIIIMEDLVAKGVQFCHATKPQTYEQVARRLSVLAEFHAKTWDSTEIKPGGKWADLVDFFDVMRPFFDKCSSPDYWERCISAPRGVAVSTRFGDRHWLIDSWTKVTQYGQALPQCVLHGDVHLGNLYIEADGTPRFLDTLASRGPGMLEVAYHVSAAIDVADRAHWEGALVGHYLDQLSANGVQAPRFDEAMRQYGIFLIYGHFIWITTESKYQAEAVNTANAARVSQAMLDHDTIGLIAGL; encoded by the coding sequence ATGCCAGCGACGGACTATTTCCCGCTCCCGCTGACCGTCGACGAGGTGACGGCCGAGTGGCTAACGGCGGCCTTGCGCCAGCGGGCACCCGGGGTGACCATACGGGATTGCGAGGTCCTCGACGTCACTTTCACGACATGCTCGAAGATCAGATTGCGGCTGAACCGTGATGAGGCGGCCATCGCGGCGGGAATCCCCGAACTGGTCATCGTCAAGGGCGGTTTCGAAGAGCACGGGCGCGAGCTTCACCACATGCACTTGCGCGAAGTGCGCGGATATCGCGATGTGTATCCCGAGGTGCCGCTGCCACACCCCGCCTGCTACTTCGCCGATTACGATGCGCAAGCCCGCCAGGGCATCATCATCATGGAAGACCTCGTCGCCAAGGGCGTGCAGTTCTGTCACGCGACCAAACCGCAAACATACGAGCAGGTCGCCCGCCGGCTGTCTGTATTGGCTGAGTTCCACGCCAAGACGTGGGACAGCACGGAGATCAAACCCGGCGGCAAATGGGCCGACCTCGTCGATTTCTTCGACGTCATGCGCCCCTTCTTCGACAAATGCAGCTCACCTGATTACTGGGAACGCTGCATCAGCGCGCCGCGTGGAGTGGCGGTGTCAACGCGTTTCGGCGACCGGCACTGGCTGATTGACAGCTGGACCAAGGTGACGCAATACGGCCAAGCACTGCCGCAATGCGTCCTGCACGGCGACGTCCACCTGGGCAATCTCTATATCGAGGCCGACGGGACGCCCCGCTTCCTCGACACGCTGGCGAGCCGCGGGCCGGGAATGCTGGAAGTGGCATACCACGTGTCGGCGGCGATCGACGTCGCCGATCGCGCCCATTGGGAGGGCGCGCTGGTCGGCCACTATCTCGATCAGCTCAGCGCGAACGGCGTGCAAGCCCCACGCTTCGACGAGGCGATGCGCCAGTACGGCATCTTTTTGATCTATGGCCATTTCATCTGGATCACCACCGAATCGAAGTATCAGGCCGAGGCGGTGAACACGGCCAACGCCGCCAGAGTCAGCCAGGCCATGCTCGATCACGACACGATTGGTTTGATCGCCGGGCTGTGA
- a CDS encoding LLM class F420-dependent oxidoreductase, which yields MHYAITHPMIPHPYHPDLITGEGVAAVASAAESAGFSGFRFTDHPAPTQQWLDTGGHHALDPFVALGFAAARTSKLRLIPNIVVLPYRNPFLVAKAGATLDRLSGGRFTLAVGAGYLRGEFAALGVDFDERVQLLDEGIDVIRAIWTGDDISYEGMHFTACGITAHPRPMSRPHPPIWIGGNAGSARQRVAVRGDGWCPFRAQPALADMTGTAVLDGIDHLAAGIDDLRRRCDVLGRDWSQIDVVFTNHGASAPGRADFNADTYLSRMEKLAAIGVTWLQVPMPGDSLTHLLEAIDQFRAEVIEVDRREGSADDGAT from the coding sequence ATGCATTACGCGATCACGCACCCGATGATCCCGCACCCCTATCATCCGGACCTGATCACCGGGGAAGGGGTCGCTGCTGTCGCATCGGCGGCGGAATCAGCCGGGTTTAGCGGATTCCGGTTTACCGATCACCCGGCGCCCACCCAGCAATGGCTCGACACGGGGGGACACCACGCACTTGACCCGTTCGTTGCACTCGGTTTCGCAGCCGCGCGTACATCAAAGCTCCGCCTGATCCCGAATATCGTTGTGCTGCCATACCGCAACCCGTTCCTGGTCGCCAAGGCCGGCGCAACATTGGACCGCCTTTCCGGTGGCAGGTTCACCCTGGCCGTAGGCGCTGGTTACCTCAGGGGCGAGTTCGCGGCTCTCGGAGTGGACTTCGACGAGCGTGTCCAATTACTGGATGAGGGCATCGACGTGATCCGGGCGATCTGGACCGGCGACGACATATCGTATGAGGGAATGCATTTCACAGCCTGTGGCATCACGGCGCATCCCCGGCCGATGAGCCGCCCGCATCCGCCGATCTGGATCGGTGGTAATGCCGGCTCAGCCCGACAACGCGTGGCCGTACGCGGCGACGGCTGGTGCCCTTTCCGCGCGCAGCCGGCATTGGCCGACATGACCGGAACGGCGGTCCTGGACGGGATCGACCACCTGGCAGCCGGCATTGACGATTTACGGCGCCGGTGTGACGTGCTCGGCCGGGACTGGTCGCAGATCGATGTGGTATTCACCAACCACGGCGCCTCCGCCCCCGGGCGGGCGGACTTCAATGCAGACACCTACCTGAGCCGAATGGAAAAACTGGCGGCGATAGGAGTGACATGGCTGCAGGTGCCGATGCCTGGAGACAGCCTGACCCATCTCCTCGAGGCCATTGACCAATTCCGGGCGGAGGTAATCGAGGTCGACAGGCGGGAAGGCAGCGCAGATGACGGTGCAACCTAA
- a CDS encoding IclR family transcriptional regulator: MNGSQTLARGINTLQLVADAPTGLTVQQVADGVGVHRTIVYRLLGTLAQFRLITKGDDGRYRPAAGLAVLGASFDGNMRQLCVPTLRGLADDLGTTVSLLVAEGDQQVALAVIVPTQVAYQLAFHEGSRYPLHRGAAGIALLASMPPRPGERDLVSRAREQGWVITHGEIEPNTYGLAVPVHRQPPSPPTCINLISHRQDVVLRGKDAVIKAAKELSAILS; this comes from the coding sequence ATGAACGGTTCGCAGACGCTGGCCAGGGGTATCAATACGCTGCAGTTGGTGGCAGATGCCCCGACCGGGCTGACGGTGCAGCAGGTTGCCGACGGCGTGGGGGTGCATCGCACGATCGTCTACCGGCTGCTCGGCACGCTGGCGCAGTTTCGGTTGATTACTAAGGGCGACGATGGCCGGTACCGCCCGGCGGCGGGACTGGCGGTGTTGGGTGCGTCGTTCGACGGCAACATGCGCCAACTGTGCGTGCCCACCCTGCGGGGCCTGGCCGACGATCTGGGCACCACGGTGTCGCTGCTGGTGGCCGAGGGCGACCAGCAGGTGGCGCTCGCGGTGATCGTGCCCACCCAGGTCGCCTACCAGCTGGCATTCCACGAGGGCAGCCGCTACCCGCTGCACCGCGGCGCGGCCGGCATCGCGCTGCTGGCGAGCATGCCGCCGCGGCCCGGGGAACGCGACCTGGTGTCGCGGGCCCGCGAGCAGGGCTGGGTCATCACCCACGGCGAGATCGAGCCGAACACCTACGGTTTGGCCGTGCCGGTTCATCGCCAACCGCCGTCGCCGCCAACGTGTATCAACCTGATCTCGCACCGCCAGGACGTCGTGCTGCGCGGCAAGGACGCAGTGATCAAGGCCGCCAAGGAATTGTCGGCAATTCTCAGCTGA